A portion of the Maylandia zebra isolate NMK-2024a linkage group LG9, Mzebra_GT3a, whole genome shotgun sequence genome contains these proteins:
- the msl2b gene encoding E3 ubiquitin-protein ligase MSL2b, with protein sequence MNPVNATSLFVSASRSVLQCDPRDPRALAELCKLLPFFRQSLSCLVCGNLLQDPIAPTNSSCQHYVCRGCKGQRMQLKPSCSWCKDYSRFEENRQLSLLVHCYRKLCLYITQSPLAPHIASAASDSPDLQAILNEGLTLAESEPEAEDVSDSVRLSQTVSTSEVGQPDGGPATKELKVEEPSPVGFNGLHDCNGLVSSDRLHPITTKQESFSEEIPVCMSVTGTSETGLCDIGAFGDDLKHGGGPLLLSVEEVLRTLETESDLDPSPEPNSQPGCHPSVPQSSRNGPHCPSGQDSSRLIASLPSENSSRGLQPHPQPSLQPPPQPSAVTPRIPLRCHRKRSRSESDSEKVQPLPISSLLRGPPIGANSSPHHPNPGATTKQEPKFPAATPHPHLAPVPNGSTPKVGKTVLVPNKALKKTVEHHGAAKKSYTKARQGAPKPRTQPRDRVPPHPHAHPLTHPPSPSKPLYKKPVEKKGCKCGRATQNPSVLTCRGQRCPCYSNRKACLDCICRGCQNSYMANGEKKLEAFAVPEKALEQTRLTLGINLTSIAAAALRSPATSSPGNTLLNVTTATGAPVTAAFLSGAGHDNRGYDDSLEMRFDC encoded by the exons ATGAACCCGGTGAATGCGACCTCTCTCTTCGTGTCTGCGAGCCGGTCGGTGCTGCAGTGCGACCCCCGAGACCCCCGGGCTCTTGCGGAGCTCTGCAAGCTCCTGCCGTTTTTCCGCCAGTCCCTCTCCTGCTTGGTCTGCG GCAACCTGCTGCAGGACCCCATCGCTCCCACCAACTCGTCATGTCAGCATTACGTCTGTCGAGGCTGTAAGGGTCAGAGAATGCAGCTGAAGCCGTCCTGCAGCTGGTGCAAGGACTATTCCCGCTTCGAGGAAAACCGGCAGCTCTCTTTGCTCGTCCACTGTTACAGGAAGCTCTGTCTCTACATCACACAGTCGCCACTTGCACCACATATAGCCAGCGCTGCCAGTGACTCACCTGACCTGCAGGCTATCCTCAATGAGGGCCTGACATTGGCGGAGAGTGAGCCAGAAGCGGAGGATGTCTCAGACTCTGTTCGTTTGTCACAGACGGTGTCGACCTCTGAGGTGGGTCAGCCCGATGGCGGTCCAGCAACAAAGGAGCTCAAGGTGGAAGAACCGAGCCCCGTGGGCTTTAACGGACTGCATGACTGTAACGGCCTGGTCAGCTCAGACAGACTGCACCCCATCACCACGAAGCAGGAGAGCTTCTCAGAGGAGATCCCAGTGTGCATGAGTGTTACAGGCACTTCAGAGACGGGACTTTGTGACATCGGCGCTTTCGGGGACGACCTGAAACACGGCGGGGGGCCACTACTGTTGAGTGTAGAGGAGGTGCTCAGAACTTTAGAGACGGAGTCTGACCTTGACCCTTCACCTGAGCCCAACTCTCAGCCAGGCTGCCACCCCTCTGTACCTCAGTCTAGCCGAAACGGGCCTCACTGCCCATCAGGCCAAGACTCATCCCGCCTCATTGCCTCCCTCCCTTCAGAGAACAGCTCCCGTGGCCTCCAACCACACCCGCAGCCCTCACTGCAGCCCCCTCCTCAGCCCTCTGCAGTCACCCCCCGTATACCGCTTCGCTGCCACCGCAAACGCTCCCGCTCAGAAAGCGACAGCGAGAAGGTGCAGCCCCTCCCTATTTCCAGCCTCCTACGAGGGCCCCCCATTGGTGCCAACAGTTCCCCCCACCACCCCAACCCTGGTGCCACCACCAAACAGGAACCTAAGTTCCCTGCAGCAACGCCTCACCCCCACCTAGCCCCGGTACCTAATGGCAGCACCCCAAAGGTGGGTAAGACTGTACTTGTCCCCAACAAGGCTCTGAAAAAGACTGTGGAGCACCACGGTGCCGCCAAGAAGTCGTACACCAAGGCCAGGCAAGGGGCCCCCAAACCCCGCACGCAGCCCCGTGACAGAGTACCCCCTCACCCTCACGCTCACCCCCTCACACACCCACCCAGCCCCTCGAAGCCACTGTACAAGAAgcctgtggagaagaagggctGCAAGTGCGGCCGGGCTACCCAGAACCCCTCAGTGTTGACCTGTAGGGGGCAACGCTGCCCCTGTTACTCAAACCGCAAG GCTTGCCTGGACTGCATCTGCCGCGGCTGCCAGAACTCGTACATGGCCAATGGCGAGAAGAAGCTGGAGGCCTTCGCCGTGCCAGAGAAAGCTCTGGAGCAGACCCGGCTCACGCTGGGCATCAACCTCACCAGTATCGCCGCAGCGGCCCTGCGCAGCCCGGCCACCAGCTCCCCGGGCAACACCCTCCTTAACGTCACCACAGCCACGGGGGCGCCTGTCACGGCCGCCTTCCTATCTGGGGCGGGGCACGACAACCGGGGCTATGACGATTCGCTGGAGATGCGGTTTGACTGTTGA
- the LOC143420527 gene encoding uncharacterized protein LOC143420527 — translation MKMWTALSVSRWIFLLSLSVVMFFSASQADSVVGLSCCRNVSTRKIARIKWCYEQKPREGCNHHAFLIANQRHKDKPWCVNPNSKWLKDKIQKGELNCPQDLSLLNEVPNKPTTA, via the exons ATGAAGATGTGGACGGCCCTCTCTGTCAGCCGCTGGATTTTTCTCCTCAGCCTGTCTGTTGTGATGTTCTTCTCAGCATCTCAAG CGGATTCGGTTGTAGGTCTGTCCTGCTGCCGTAACGTCAGCACCAGGAAGATAGCACGGATCAAATGGTGCTATGAGCAGAAACCACGTGAGGGCTGCAACCACCATGCTTTCTT GATTGCAAACCAGCGCCATAAAGATAAACCGTGGTGTGTCAACCCAAATTCTAAGTGGCTCAAGGACAAAATACAGAAG GGAGAATTAAACTGCCCTCAAGATCTGTCATTATTAAATGAAGTTCCCAACAAGCCAACAACAGCATGA
- the LOC143420528 gene encoding uncharacterized protein LOC143420528 isoform X2, whose protein sequence is MCSSLSTSRLILLISLSVVMLISVSGADHVVNDCYKDHSKQNARTTFTPQWAKNINSCVEDNRPGCLHGYEVKTSGNRTFFLRPNTEWLKRKINEGTLLCPPAISK, encoded by the exons ATGTGTTCGAGTCTCTCCACCAGCCGCCTGATTCTTCTGATCTCCCTGAGTGTGGTGATGCTCATCTCTGTATCAG GGGCTGACCACGTGGTAAATGACTGCTATAAAGATCATTCTAAGCAAAATGCAAGAACCACGTTTACACCTCAATGGGCAAAAAACATCAACAGCTGCGTTGAAGACAACAGACCAGGCTGCCTTCATGGCTATGA aGTCAAAACAAGTGGAAATAGAACATTTTTCCTCAGACCAAACACCGAGTGgcttaaaaggaaaataaatgag GGAACTCTGCTGTGTCCTCCAGCGATTTCTAAATGA